The Juglans regia cultivar Chandler chromosome 2, Walnut 2.0, whole genome shotgun sequence genome includes a window with the following:
- the LOC109011765 gene encoding kunitz type trypsin inhibitor 104-like, with translation MIHNTYAPHQIYKYHALAFVPDTNSKYKLQTQKPRNCNSSVLRELVLEMKLLGLIGSLGSIWLVLAISAVVAQPSSSPAPVLDSAGSPLARGVEYYINPAITENGGRFTLIDRNDSCPLYVGQENLSGPEGYPVIFTPFAEEDTVIRENRDLRIVFSAFTTCVQSTAWKLGERDPESQRRLIVTGEAQSRLSAGNYFRIVKAAVGDNIYEISWCPTDVCPICKFDCGTGGGLVENGKRLFALDGNVLPVMFERKA, from the coding sequence ATGATACATAACACGTACGCCCCACACCAAATCTATAAATACCACGCCCTGGCCTTCGTCCCAGACACCAATTCCaaatacaaattacaaactCAGAAACCCAGAAATTGTAATTCATCTGTTTTGCGAGAATTAGTACTCGAAATGAAGTTGCTCGGATTGATTGGAAGCCTTGGCAGCATATGGCTGGTCTTGGCCATATCAGCAGTAGTAGCCCAGCCATCATCCTCTCCCGCTCCTGTTCTTGACAGTGCGGGAAGTCCTCTTGCACGTGGTGTAGAATACTACATCAATCCTGCTATTACTGAAAATGGCGGCCGTTTCACCTTGATTGATCGCAATGACTCGTGCCCATTGTACGTTGGCCAAGAGAATCTTTCAGGCCCGGAAGGCTACCCTGTTATCTTCACACCTTTCGCTGAGGAAGATACAGTGATCAGGGAGAATAGGGACTTGAGGATTGTGTTCTCTGCGTTCACGACCTGTGTGCAGTCAACTGCATGGAAGCTTGGCGAGAGAGATCCTGAGAGCCAAAGGAGATTGATTGTCACCGGAGAAGCCCAAAGCAGGCTAAGTGCCGGCAATTACTTCCGGATAGTGAAAGCTGCCGTCGGAGACAATATCTACGAGATTTCATGGTGTCCGACGGATGTTTGTCCCATTTGTAAGTTTGATTGTGGGACTGGTGGTGGTTTGGTTGAGAATGGGAAGAGGCTGTTTGCATTGGATGGAAACGTGCTTCCTGTTATGTTTGAGAGGAAGGCTTGA
- the LOC109011739 gene encoding kunitz type trypsin inhibitor 104-like, translating into MKMIGLIGSLGSIWLVLAISAVVAQPSSSPSPVLDSEGRPLERGVEYYINPAITDNGGRFTLINRNDSCPFYVGQENVSGPEGFPVIFTPFAEEDTVIRENRDLRIVFSASTICVQSTAWKLGERDPESQRRLIVTGEDQGRLSTGNYFRLVKAAVGDNIYEISWCPTDVCPTCRFNCGTAGGLVENGKRLLALDGSVLPVMFERNA; encoded by the coding sequence ATGAAGATGATCGGATTGATTGGCAGTCTTGGCTCCATTTGGCTAGTCTTGGCCATCTCTGCAGTAGTAGCCCAACCATCATCCTCTCCCTCTCCTGTGCTTGACAGTGAGGGACGTCCTCTTGAACGTGGTGTAGAATACTACATCAATCCTGCTATTACTGACAATGGCGGCCGTTTCACCTTGATTAATCGTAATGACTCGTGCCCGTTTTACGTTGGCCAAGAGAATGTTTCAGGCCCGGAAGGCTTCCCTGTTATCTTCACACCTTTCGCTGAGGAAGATACGGTGATCAGGGAGAATAGGGACTTGAGGATTGTGTTCTCTGCGTCCACGATCTGTGTGCAGTCAACTGCATGGAAGCTTGGCGAGAGAGATCCTGAGAGCCAAAGGAGATTGATTGTCACCGGAGAAGACCAAGGCAGGCTAAGTACCGGCAATTACTTCCGACTAGTGAAAGCTGCCGTCGGAGACAATATCTACGAGATTTCATGGTGTCCTACCGATGTTTGTCCCACGTGTAGGTTTAACTGTGGAACTGCTGGTGGTTTGGTTGAGAATGGGAAGAGGTTGTTGGCCTTGGATGGTAGCGTCCTTCCTGTTATGTTTGAGAGGAACGCTTAA